Genomic segment of Brachyhypopomus gauderio isolate BG-103 chromosome 10, BGAUD_0.2, whole genome shotgun sequence:
gtgtgtgagtgtgtagacaGTAAGGTGTGTATATGAATTGATGTGCAGGGTGATGTCAAAACACAAGTGCGGATGGTGTATTTCCAGCTATGTAGAGGATGGTGGATGATATATTTCCAGCTAtaaaggaggtgtgtgtgtgtgtgtgtgtgtgtgtgtgtgtgtgtgtgtgtgtgtgtgtgtgtgtgtgtgtgtgtgtgtgtgtgtgtgtgtgtgtgtgtgtgtgtgtgtgtgtgtgtgtgttgggggtggggagagaggagagggtgagCTGAATTATGTAGTTCTCTGCTTCTGCCTGCCTTGTATAGAAACACACAAGAGAAAGTGTACATTTTTTTTCATAACATTTTCAACAATGTTTATAATAATTAcagtttaagaaaaaaatacaaaaataaaatgagAAAAAAGTGTGATTGGAAAACctctttttacagtgtagttagTGCAGCTGTGCAGAAGTGTGGGTGATCTGCGTGAGGAGCGTAGCTGCCTGGCGGGTCCCTGtcagtggtggaggggggggagggggggggcagggcaCCTGCAGGATAACGTGTTGTATATTTTCCTCAAACTGAACCAGCAGAGGGGGGATGTGGAGCGGGGGTGGATGGGACACTGAGGACTCTGTAAATACATTATTCCATGCGGTCCTTCTTGTGTGCAGTAATGGGGGTGGGGCTGGAGGTGTGGCCATGGGTGTGGCCGCCGTCTCCAGGTTTCCCTGTGGCATGGAGTTCACGTTGATCTTCCCTGAGGTCTCTGTGACCTCTTTCCTGCTCTCATTGCTGTGGTCAGCCTCCTGCTCCGTGTGGTCCAGTCGCCCTGAGCCCGATAGCAGGTGATGGGCTCAGCCCATCACAGAGGGCTGGTTTGGGGTAACACGTAGGTGTGTCTGAGAGTTCGGCCAATGGGCAaaaacacctcacctcacccttTTATCCTCTGGAGGTTTGGTCGTGTCTTTTGTGGAATGTGATTAGGTAAACTGACTCATGGTTGTAGTGAAGTTGCTCGTTCTGGGCTCTCGTCAGCTGTTTGTCCTGTGTTTTAATCTCACAGGCTTCCAGTAAATTGTGGCTTCATCATCGAGCTGGCGTTGTTTGGTAGTGCGGCCTGTAGGATGTAGCCATGTACTTTAAAAAGAACCTGGTACTCAATGTCATTACAGCAGGAGCCAATCACCTGCCAGTCATCACAGCAGGAGCCAATCACCTGCCAGTTGCCTCTAGCtttaccccctccccccttcaagttttttttttcccctcaagtgaattattttttttttcgtttttttaaATAACAAGAAAATAATGCATCACAATATGGTAGATTTAAAACCAGAAGCAATGGATTATTTTAGCAACTTGTGCTACTCTCAACAGATGTTGCTGCTAACTGTTTGTGAAGAACTAGCTCATCTCTTAACCATGTCCGAGACTCCTGGATGTTCATTGAAGTTCCCGTTTCTTTTGCGGTTCCCCGATGTGAATGTGTCCGTCTGGCGGCTGTGTGTCGAGTCTTTGGAGTGGTAGCTGGTTGAACTGTTTGGATGTCTGCTACATATAGTGTAAGCATTGTGACTGCAAAATAAACATCATTGGTTTGTACTAACGTGCATATTCCTGTAATTATGGTAGTACTGCATGTCTAACAGTCAAATCAGATTGGTCTGCTTTGGGTATGCAACCATTATAAAACTGATGAAGCAGTCATAAATTAGAAATTGCTTTCTGATTAAAAAAGAAACAGGGAGACAAAGTGCTTGGAGCTTTAACACTTGATTATTTGTTACAAAATCAAAAGCATTAGTCACCAACAAAGGGGGAAATTTTTACAAGTTAAATACATATGTTtcattacattgtccaagtctCAGGTTACTCTCCTCTTTGGAACATGCCTTCAGCTTGAATGAACTCGTAGGGACAAACACGTCCAGCTTGCGCAGGGCCACTGAAGTGGTGCGCTGGGGTGGCTAACACTGATCCTGCTGCTGTTTCGCCTTTGCTCGAGCGCTGTGGACGACGTCATTGTAACCTTCTCTGTTCCTTGCGATCTCTATGGCGAAAAACTGGATTCGGGTGGCTGAAAAGGAAATGACATTTTAATTCACTCCAATCGCTTGGCAGACATCAGACTACTGAAGACAGCACTGTCCGGTGCAATCAAGTAGAAAGTAATTGTGCAGATTCCTATTTCTCCTGGATAGACATGTCCTGTCCTTGATCTGGTGCAAATACAAGCATGGTATACTGATCTACCTTCAGCCATGCACGTATACAATAGCAGGTAAAGCTGTACCGTAGCCATATTGCTCCGTCCTCATCCGGATTATTTtgcttatatatatttattaactaCATTTCTCAAATTTCCGACTTGTATGTAAGATTTGTTGTGGAAATTCTACATTATACACTGCCCTTGATAATCATATCAAATTACAATGCAGATTTTAGGGGATACACATCCATATATTTTGTATTTCACTAAAATGTAATTATCAGGATGAACTCTGGGTGTTTGATAATGGAATAGGTGTTTTGCTTGGGATTATAGACGAATTATCCTAAAAGATCTTTTGGAACATACCAAATATAGTGTTCTCCTCTGTATAGTCCTTTTGGCAGTCTAAACGGAGTAATGTTCCATAATTAAAGTCTTCAACAATTCCTTCAAATTGGTTGCAAAAGGGTCTCCATTTCTGCAAGAGTTGAATAAGGAAAATTACCTCCCACAACACatttatcattaaattttttttagatTCTGGAAAAGAACAATTATAAAGGGATAGCCCTAACAAACCTCTTTTGCATCTGCTGATTTAAGTAGCTCTGGATCCAGAGTCTTAATATCCATGTCAGGGAAATCCTCCCTGAATTTACTGTAGATCATGTCGTCCGACTTTGTTAATTTCAGAAAGGTCGGCTCCACGGAGCTGATGAGCTGAAACGGGAGAAGCGGCTCGGTAAAGTGTCCACATCACGCCGTCTTACCGGCGGAGCTGAACTAACGCACTTACGTTGAAGTAAACCTCGGCGTGATTATAGGCCTTCATAGCCCACAACACTTCTAACTGCGCCTGAGCGGGAACAAACGTAATACATACAGGTCAAACATTCACGAGTCACTCTACGGTCCATCTTCACACGGACTTGAACAAATAATacaaatgaaactaaacaaatcGAACACTTACGTCATTTCCGTATGCCTCTGCAGGTAACGAGAGCGCGTGCGCAGCCGCCGCAGCTCCATTCACACCCTGATAATTTATCAATGATTATTATTCGGACTGAAATATGTCACTGTTTTATTAATGCAGCCATACCCGTTACGTTTCTTTAAACTACATACCCAGAGTTACATGTTAGTCACTGAGCAAACACAAAACTCTttaaatctgtgtgtgtttgtatggttaTCATGTACAAATAGATTGCTTATTTTCAAAGATGTCTGATTTAAGTATCCTGGGATAGATAACCCAGATAAgtttaccactaccaccactactaccactactactactattactaccaccactattaccactactactactattactaccactactaccaccaccaccagctcgTCTACTGTTGTCCACATGCACCGTGCTCGCTCTAGCATGTCAACCTCGGCATAAACGAATAAAATTCACCATTTTATATAAATCATTCTATGAatcaatattttttatataattaaaCATTTGCCGGACGACAGGATGTTGCTAGATTCCGTACGCACagtaaattaaaataaaatttaaaaagcaCTTCAATACCAGAGAAGCAAGAATATCCCCCGAGTCCATGTTGACGCCGTTTAACCCGGAACTAGTTCATGAGCGTTCTTAAAGAGACAGATAATGTCTGAATTTAGGTATAACCATTAAAATGAAGTTTGATCAAAGTAAACGAATCGTTATGGCGTCACGCATAAGGACACGTCCATATGAGAGAACTGGATAGGTATAATTAATGGAATTATTTGACGCTGATCAGCGAAATGTGGGCTGTCCTGCCGCTATGCGGTATTGTACGTCGTGCAGCCTTGAGGCGAATGGGACCAGTCCGGTCAAACGTGTGCTTATGCTGCCCTCTTGTGGCTGCAGTTGGGAAAGCGTTTCCTCCCTCCAGGATTGTTGAACTGTTGTTTTGACCAAGTAGTTTAATTCCTGTGTCGCAGACCTAAAAAAGTTGGGGAAAAGTGTAGCGTATGTGCCTTTGGTTAGGCTGATAAAAAATCAGGTAGCCTATCCACGTACACGTTTTTCCTCTATAACGAGAAAATAACCGTAATTGAGAATCAGGAGCATAATTTGTAGCTTTTATATTACAGGGTTATTGCATGTCCTATGGAGCTccagaaatgtgaaatgtattgcGAATCTTTTTGTTAAGAAGCCAGTAGAAGCAATACATGTGCAAAAGATGAACGCCCGCCTAGCCTATAATAAACCATTTATTGTGGGACGGCGTGACGGTGCCCTTCGCATCAACGCCCATTCCCTGCGAAAGGAGCGAATCGATCTGTATCATTTTTAAAGCCACGAATTTCATTCTTTTTAATCGCAATTGCTCCAGTCTTCGATTGACCGTTTAACGCGTGGTACCGTAGACTGTCCTACTCGAAGATAACGGCGATGTGACGTCCACGTAATGTTGTCGCGCGTAATGGACCTTTGAAACGCTGCATCTTCGTGCGGAAAGGACGGTCTAAAGAAACGAAGAGTTTTTTTCAGGTCTGAGGAGGTAAGGTTGCGCATAGGTCTAATGACCTTGTACCTCTTATCGAGTTAGGCAGGTGCACATTAACGCATTTGAAATACTAACCAGAATACAATTAAAAGCAGACACGCTTCTGCAATCGGTTAGATGTCGTAAGCAAGCATCATCGCCCATTAGCGATCGCAGTGTTTGCGCAACATGCCTTCTAAAGCCAACTCACACGGATGTTAACATTGCTGGAAAATGTTTATACATTAGGTAATCTAAAACAACCCAAATGTAATAGTCATATGCCTCCCCCTCTcaaaaaggggaaaaaagagCGCAGTGTGGAGGCGTGTCTGTAGGCCTGTCAGTAACCTTCAACAGATGCATGTTTTTCACTTCTAAACGCCAAACCTACTCATCTTAAATCTGGATGTTTTTATGCCTGTATGTTTGTTTACTCCTACCACTGCTCGTTCACCTTTATTTCCTTTGTGGACATTTGACTTGAATGGCTTTTTTTGGATATAGTAACATAGTTACGTTTGAACAGAACAGTGAAGAAGAAACTGGTCCTCTCTGAAGAAGGCGGAGGCGCGCGCCCCTTCCAGCGGTGCTGGTggagtcagtagtcagtagtcagtagtcaggaCTTTGATGTCTCGTGTTCCTGTCAAAAGCAACAGGACGTCCTCGCCACTTCGGAGAATTCCGTAGGCGCCAACGTAGGCGTTTGGCATTTTTGGgacattgttgttttgttatgtaCGTACAAATGCTCGTATGATGTAGCTTACATTTACGATGTGGTACAATGAATTAACGTGATAAAcctgtttatatatttttttccttatttttttatgtttacgTTGATTTTAATTTAATAAAACTGCGGCCTATGACAGTACATTAAACTAGGGCACGAAAGCAAAACGATTTCCCCGTCTTCGTACTGTTACACTGAAGGCAAATTTTCCCGTTCTTAATTTTTATAGCTTCTATTACTCAGTTTTTGTGGATGTTTAGTTCTGGTTCAGCTGAAACGGCAAGAGACCGTATTAAAGAGAGTAGTCCAGTCTCCAAAGTGAGGAAACACCCATAAAATGAGGCAAGTATTCAGGCATATTTTCTCCCATTCCTCATGAACGCTCACCAAGACATCTGAACGCTGGCACATAAAACAAAATTTCTGTGTTTAAGATGAATAACTTTCTGTATCTGCACAgattatatttattttcaaagggTCTTTCTGTACATTTGTGATGCCTTTTGTACACCCTGTACACGCGGCCAGCTAATGGGCTCATGGTTTTCATCTTGTTATCTGACAAATGAGAAATGTAATCTTCTGAATGAATTATGAAGAtctttttatcacatacacGCTTTATTATTTAAGCATGTATAGTGAGATTAAGCAGCTTCTATCTACTCGCCCATATGAGCAGAACCCCTTGGTGCACTAATTCCTCCCACCTCACTTCTTCTGTGGTGCAGCTTAACTGCTGGAGTGAGCTGGACTGCTTTTGCCATGTAGTCAGTAGGATGCTAATCTGATTGTGTGAATCCATTAGTCACTCTTCCTGCTGGTGGGAGAATCTGCTAGCGGTCAGCGGAGCTGCCAGGGTGAAACCAGCGGCTGGGTGTGCCAGCTTCAGGCtggaggatggtgtggatgCCCTGTGGGAGCCCTTCACACACCCTGTGTGAGACCTGAATGCTCTGGCTCACTGGCTACGTACAGAGAATAAGGGAGTGTGACGTGAGTTGAGGATGGCTGCTTAGAACACTTGGAGAACTGGAAGGCagagttgagtgtgtgtgtgtgtgtgtgtgtgtgtgtgtgtgtgtgtgtgtgtgtgtgtgtgtgtgtggtgtgtgaagaTACAGGCAAGGATGTTTTTGTAAGAACAAACTGCTGCACAGCCATTGTTCAACTGCTGAAGCCATGAAAGGATCTcagcagcaggaggcagggtTTCAAAGCCCCGGTGTGGCGTCTGGGGTCTGTGTGAGAACTATGTGCGAGGACTGTgtgggggctgtgtgtgggggctgtgtgtggactgtgtgtggggactgtgtgtgggggctgTGTGCAGGCACTGTGTGGAGACTGTGTGGGggctgtgtgtggactgtgggGGCTGTATGTGGACTGTGTGTGAGAACTATGTGCGAGGACTGTGTGGGGGGGCTGTGTGCAGGCACTGTGTGGAGACTGTGTGGGGGGGCTGTGTGCAGGCACTGTGTGGAGACTGTGTGGCTAGTGATGCAGGCTATGATAAGGATGTCTACAGCACTGCATCCCCTGGGTCTCACACACCTGCCATGGTTCACATACGTAGCTGCTGCATGAGCTGAATAACTGCTATAGTGGCCTCTGCTACAGCCGCCTCCACGTGGAGTTCACTTCTCTCCTGAAGGAGCAAACAAAACATTGCCAAGGTGATGTTTCCATCAGCGGAGCCTGGAGGATTTTATCCAGACCGAGCAGGGTGAAGCGTTGCCCCGGTGACGGCACCAACACGCCTGATTGGGCGTTGGCTGCTCGTGCTGTGCCGAGATAAGTGTGTTTCGGTTTGGGTGGAGAGGGAAGGGGGTGGGGCCACAGCGCAGACAGCAcgcagagaggagagggagagagcgaaggaGCGCAAAtatgagaggggagagagagaagcagaagaAGAGTGTGACGGGCCGCAGGAGACGAGAGAAAGCAGAGTGACGGAGTGAAGGAGAGGAAGTgtgaagaagagagaggaagagaaggagagaggtgctgtggagaagagaagaaagaggaCAGGAACCATGGACCTGTAAGCGTTTCCTCTCCAGCACGCAGCCACGCGGACACCCGGCCTCTCTGGGTCTGTTCGAGTTTCGTTTCTTTTCTTATTGCTTTCTGTTGTTTGCCATCTGCTGGTGTTTGTTTACTTGTTTCAAAGTGGGGCTGTTTGAAGTTATTAGACCCATGACAAAGCACTGTGTCGTTTTCAATTTTAAAATAGCTGAAATGAATGAAATGTGAGATGCTGTTTTACATTATGAGGTCACTCACCGATGAACCCTGAGATCAGCTGATAATTGAGCGGTGTCTGCACACAAGCGCCCCTGTCCAGACCTGCCTCTTCATCTTTGGGTGGGCTGCTGTCCTGAGACCATGTGTCCCATGTGCACGCAGGCGTCTCATGCGGCTACTGTCCGTGCTGATGCCTCGTGGAGGACATGGTGAGGATACTGTATGCCCCCTGCTCCTGGGTGCATGCTGACCGaggcaggggtcaggggtcgtgGCATGGTTCCCTAGATGACCACTCAGTTTACCCAGTACCCCACATCCTGATTGGAGATGCATTAGCACAGGTCTGAAACATGAGCCCCGCCATCCTGGTCTGGCTCGGCTGTGGACATGCGTGCTGCACGCTCCTCTGTGCACTGTGTTGGTCCACGTTGGGATCATTTGTTTTCTCTAATGTGCTTCGACGTCCTGCTGTGCCCTGCTGGGTCCTGCAGGAGACTCTTGGGCCTTTAGTGTGGCATCTGGCATGTGTTTGCATGGAGCTCTGGGCTCCATGATGAGATGAGAAGCAGGACAGATTCAGGCAGGACAGATTCAGGCAGGACAGATTCAGGAAGGACAGATTCACTTGCCATTGCTGCCATCTGCACAGCCCACAGGCAGTACACataaatataaacatatttaaacataaatgCTCCAGGCCCTCAGGGACAAACACGTCAAGTATATAATCAAGATTTAAAATGTCCTTTCTGTGCTGGCGTCTCTAGTaaatcaaccccccccccccccccccccccccccccaacacacacaggccaTTTGAGGGGGTTTCCCCAAATTGATCTAGGATTGCGGGGCGTCCGATGCAGATGGGGTCCGTTCTCCAGGGTCTAACGGGGCTCCTGTCATGTGGTGGTGCTGGCGATAAAACCCATCAGCAGAGACAGCTCAGCACACGTCTGTGTGACCACCCTTCACGCTCTGGGAAACGTGACCTGTGGTGAACATCCAACCGTTTAACCAGCTGGGACAATCCCCCACAAACTCCACCCAGGAGGCAGACGAGGAACACGTGAAGGCAACACAGTTAGACCACtgtcaaaaagtaaataaaagaaCTAGAAAGAATTTTCTCCTTCTCGTTGTGAGGGCATTAGCTCGTTCGAGTATTCACATGTATTCATTATaaacatgttttgtttttctgggAGAGCTGTTGCCGTGGTGTTGTGGCTGAGCATGGTTTCATTCTCCCCAGCTTTTCAGAACAAAGCTCACGTGGGGGTCACGTGGGGGTCACGTGGGGGGAGAAGCAGTGGCACACAAGCCCAGTCTACATATCACTTCAGTGTGGGCTGAGGATGAATCCCAGTGGCTGAAACCATTATTCCCAGATAGCACACCTTCATCTTCTTCCTCCTTTGGAAGCAGATTAATTGAAAAATGTTTCACGTTTTCTACATCCCAGCATGaaactgaaaggaagtaaaagtTAATTTTGCACATGGCAGTAGACAGTTGAGTTTTTTTGAGGAGTCTCCCAAACCTAATTTGGTATACAGCCTAATAAGTGTTAATCACATTTTTATTGAATGAACGACGGGGTCTTTTTACGGTTGACTGGTGAACGATCACCCAAACGCAGGCCTCAGAGAGGTCAGAGAGACCTCTGTTCAAATGTGACACCTCTCAAGGGGAACGAGTGAGTGGGAGACAGGCTGTCTTcactgtccccccccccaggctGGACCTGACAAGACAGGATGTCCCCCTCTCCGATGAGTTAGCATCTCATTCCGGCCAGACGGCACAGCCCTGCGT
This window contains:
- the pbdc1 gene encoding protein PBDC1, which gives rise to MDSGDILASLGVNGAAAAAHALSLPAEAYGNDAQLEVLWAMKAYNHAEVYFNLISSVEPTFLKLTKSDDMIYSKFREDFPDMDIKTLDPELLKSADAKEKWRPFCNQFEGIVEDFNYGTLLRLDCQKDYTEENTIFATRIQFFAIEIARNREGYNDVVHSARAKAKQQQDQC